The Sphingomonas alpina genome has a segment encoding these proteins:
- a CDS encoding M23 family metallopeptidase produces the protein MWPAKLTLILGAPVLLAAADTVAAPETGASQGQYRLPYEDGTTVKVFDDFTSHRPVGRVDLFAVAGARPYKVLAAADGVVKAIQNGFSEQLSGRAAKDCHNNYVWIAHANGEWSNYSHVAHGSVAAAGLRVGDRVKAGQVIGIEGAVGCAMLDHVHFEIAVPSSVAPLDANGFLTDNDGGRRERNPRFCGLGDHPAVKGQTYTARPCG, from the coding sequence ATGTGGCCGGCCAAATTGACTCTCATTCTCGGGGCACCCGTGCTGCTCGCGGCTGCCGATACGGTCGCGGCGCCTGAAACCGGCGCGAGCCAGGGACAATACCGGCTCCCTTATGAAGACGGCACGACGGTGAAGGTGTTCGACGATTTTACCTCGCACCGGCCGGTCGGCCGAGTGGATCTCTTCGCCGTCGCGGGGGCCAGGCCCTATAAGGTGCTGGCCGCTGCGGACGGTGTGGTGAAGGCGATCCAGAACGGCTTTTCCGAACAGCTGTCCGGCCGCGCGGCCAAAGATTGCCACAATAATTATGTCTGGATCGCTCACGCCAATGGCGAATGGTCCAATTACTCGCATGTCGCTCATGGCTCGGTGGCCGCTGCCGGGTTGCGCGTCGGCGACCGGGTCAAGGCCGGGCAGGTGATCGGCATCGAGGGGGCGGTGGGATGCGCGATGCTCGACCATGTCCATTTCGAGATCGCGGTTCCATCCTCGGTCGCCCCGCTCGACGCCAATGGTTTCCTGACCGACAATGACGGCGGCAGGCGCGAACGCAATCCGCGCTTTTGCGGGCTCGGCGATCATCCGGCGGTCAAGGGCCAGACCTATACCGCCCGCCCATGCGGTTGA
- a CDS encoding phosphatidylinositol-specific phospholipase C1-like protein, producing MILSLMAILAAATAQADARAAPTPVPAPTAPPAPRPRTGPLRLNDISVVGTHNSYKLAMPEQTMKLVRAVSPAIAESLDYAHRPLAEQLDAGARQIELDVNYDPKGGHYARGSKDPALLRPGFKVLHVPGIDNSSSCVLLTECLTILKRWSDAHPQHVPIMLMFNAKDEQLAARGGINALPFDDAAWDALDAEIRSVLPAGKLIVPDQVQGKYPTLRDAVRAGNWPTLARSRGKFLFTLDETPDKVAAYRGARKSLEGRIFFISTDEDSPAAAYLTINDPIADGPRIARDVAAGYLVRTRADADTREARVNDTKRREAALASGAQYVSTDYLWPDARFAGGYTVRLPGGVVARCSPVRERTGCAGEDVERKR from the coding sequence ATGATCCTGTCCCTGATGGCGATACTTGCAGCCGCTACGGCGCAGGCGGATGCGCGCGCCGCCCCTACCCCCGTCCCGGCTCCGACCGCCCCGCCCGCCCCCAGGCCCCGGACCGGCCCGTTGCGGCTGAACGATATCAGTGTGGTCGGCACGCATAACAGTTACAAGTTAGCGATGCCGGAGCAGACCATGAAGCTGGTACGCGCGGTGAGCCCGGCGATCGCGGAGTCGCTCGATTATGCGCACCGGCCGCTTGCCGAGCAGCTCGACGCGGGGGCGCGGCAGATCGAGCTCGACGTAAATTACGACCCCAAGGGCGGGCATTATGCCCGGGGGTCGAAGGACCCGGCGCTGCTGCGCCCCGGGTTCAAGGTGCTGCATGTCCCGGGCATCGATAATTCGAGCAGTTGCGTGCTGCTGACCGAGTGCCTGACGATCCTCAAGCGCTGGTCGGACGCGCATCCGCAGCACGTGCCGATCATGCTGATGTTCAACGCCAAGGACGAGCAGCTCGCCGCGCGCGGCGGGATCAATGCGCTACCGTTCGATGATGCCGCCTGGGACGCGCTCGATGCCGAGATCCGCTCGGTACTGCCGGCGGGCAAGCTGATCGTGCCCGACCAGGTGCAGGGGAAATATCCGACGCTGCGCGACGCGGTGCGCGCCGGCAACTGGCCGACACTGGCCAGATCGCGCGGAAAATTCCTGTTCACACTGGACGAGACGCCGGACAAGGTCGCAGCCTATCGCGGCGCGCGAAAATCGCTCGAGGGCCGGATATTCTTCATCAGTACCGACGAGGACTCGCCCGCCGCCGCCTATCTGACGATCAACGATCCGATCGCGGACGGGCCACGCATCGCACGCGACGTCGCCGCGGGCTATCTGGTGCGCACCCGCGCCGATGCCGATACCAGGGAAGCGCGCGTCAATGACACAAAGCGGCGCGAGGCGGCATTGGCCAGCGGCGCACAATATGTCTCGACCGATTATCTGTGGCCCGATGCGCGCTTTGCCGGGGGCTATACGGTGCGGTTGCCCGGCGGGGTCGTCGCGCGGTGCAGCCCGGTGCGGGAGCGGACCGGCTGCGCAGGCGAGGATGTGGAGCGGAAGCGGTAG
- a CDS encoding GNAT family N-acetyltransferase, with protein sequence MAHGLIIRTATLDDWPAIWPIMRAVAAAGDTYTYPVDLDEPAGQTLWMVPPSGRTMVAVDAAGPILGTAKVTRNQAGPGSHVANASFMVAPAGRGRGVGRALGEAAIDWARSAGFRAMQFNAVVSTNEPAIYLWQSLGFEIVGVVPGAFAHPVHGDVALNVMHRWL encoded by the coding sequence GTGGCCCATGGCCTGATCATCCGCACCGCGACACTGGACGACTGGCCGGCGATCTGGCCGATCATGCGGGCGGTCGCCGCGGCAGGGGACACCTATACCTATCCGGTCGACCTCGATGAGCCGGCCGGACAAACGCTGTGGATGGTGCCGCCGTCGGGGCGGACGATGGTGGCGGTCGATGCGGCGGGGCCGATCCTCGGCACGGCAAAGGTGACGCGCAATCAGGCCGGGCCGGGCAGCCATGTCGCCAATGCCAGCTTCATGGTCGCACCGGCGGGGCGCGGGCGTGGCGTCGGGCGGGCGCTGGGCGAAGCGGCGATCGACTGGGCGCGGTCGGCCGGATTCCGCGCGATGCAGTTCAACGCGGTAGTGTCGACCAATGAGCCCGCCATATATCTGTGGCAATCGCTTGGGTTCGAGATCGTCGGCGTGGTGCCGGGCGCGTTCGCGCATCCGGTGCATGGCGATGTGGCGCTGAACGTGATGCATCGCTGGCTGTGA
- a CDS encoding tautomerase family protein has protein sequence MPIVTIQVTREGSGPGRASVTAEEKAKLIAGVSQLLLDVLHKPLESTFVVIEEVDTDNWGWGGLPALEYRKKRAAGGT, from the coding sequence ATGCCGATCGTCACCATCCAGGTCACGCGCGAAGGATCCGGCCCCGGGCGCGCTTCCGTCACGGCGGAAGAAAAGGCGAAACTGATCGCCGGCGTCAGCCAGCTGCTGCTCGATGTGCTGCACAAGCCGCTGGAATCGACCTTTGTCGTCATTGAGGAAGTCGATACCGACAATTGGGGCTGGGGCGGCTTGCCCGCGCTGGAATACCGCAAGAAGCGCGCAGCGGGCGGGACCTGA
- a CDS encoding suppressor of fused domain protein, giving the protein MATPDDPQDDATPGWDAITAAFEPLYPGQEPRHVGPVIPWQFNGNDPLDGISAWQRLEPVPHWHFVSYGLSELYDKASDNPALSGYGFELTFRLACDPDEVDPPAWAFSLFQNLARYVFQSGNVFEDGHWMNLNGPIALGSDTLIGSLAFVLDPEVPQIDTPHGRVAFIQLVGLTVDEEAAGKRWDARKMLDTLLPHMPLWITDISRASLLDRDDIRAALDAGSARDGSSTAMLFNEALGWTQRSRLLRTDLTTITIGANHVENILTLLRLRLPFGNELRLIGPEKYIMIEPGEANGLVPEKEQLRVTLTRATVDALATTLRPRAGIYTVPGLDTVRWDIRQTQIKDAEGKVVETIG; this is encoded by the coding sequence ATGGCGACACCAGACGATCCGCAAGATGATGCCACGCCGGGCTGGGATGCGATCACCGCAGCCTTTGAGCCGCTCTATCCCGGTCAGGAGCCGAGGCATGTCGGCCCGGTCATACCCTGGCAATTCAATGGCAATGATCCGCTTGACGGCATCAGCGCGTGGCAGCGCCTGGAGCCGGTGCCGCACTGGCATTTCGTCAGCTACGGCCTGTCCGAACTTTACGACAAGGCGTCCGACAACCCCGCACTTAGCGGCTATGGGTTCGAGCTGACGTTCCGCCTTGCCTGCGACCCCGACGAGGTCGATCCACCGGCCTGGGCATTCAGCCTGTTCCAGAATCTCGCCCGGTATGTCTTCCAGAGCGGCAATGTCTTCGAGGACGGCCATTGGATGAATCTCAACGGCCCCATCGCGCTGGGAAGCGATACGCTGATCGGCTCGCTTGCGTTTGTGCTCGATCCGGAAGTGCCGCAGATCGACACGCCCCATGGCCGTGTCGCGTTCATCCAGCTCGTCGGGCTGACCGTGGACGAGGAGGCGGCAGGAAAGCGCTGGGATGCCCGCAAGATGCTGGACACGCTGCTTCCGCATATGCCGCTGTGGATCACCGACATCTCCCGGGCGTCGCTGCTCGACCGGGACGACATCCGCGCGGCGCTCGATGCGGGGTCGGCGCGCGACGGGTCCTCGACCGCCATGCTGTTCAACGAAGCGCTCGGCTGGACACAGCGGAGCCGGTTGCTCCGCACCGACCTGACCACCATCACGATCGGCGCCAATCATGTCGAGAATATCCTCACATTGCTGCGGCTCCGCCTGCCGTTCGGCAATGAGTTGCGTCTCATCGGCCCGGAAAAATACATCATGATCGAGCCGGGCGAGGCCAACGGCCTGGTGCCGGAGAAAGAACAGCTCCGCGTGACGCTGACCAGAGCGACGGTCGACGCGCTCGCCACCACGCTGCGCCCGCGTGCCGGCATTTATACCGTGCCCGGCCTGGACACGGTGCGCTGGGACATCCGCCAGACTCAGATCAAGGATGCAGAGGGCAAGGTGGTCGAAACGATCGGCTGA
- a CDS encoding LysR family transcriptional regulator codes for MDRIEAMKVFIAALDEGSLAGAGRRLGRSPAAVSRAIAFLEAHVGAELLHRTTRTMKLSEAGERYAAACRRVLVDLEEADLSAADERAAPRGTLTITAPPISGEEILRPIVDAYLEAFPAVSVNLVLLDRHANLVEEGVDIALRVGELPDSSLVAIRVGGDVKRVIVASPRYLAAHPRIVEPGDLARHRIVTTTHFGHDSWVFPPAPGASVARSVHFKPRLVVNSVRAALASAVGGHGVTRLYTYHVAERVLDGSLQIVLRDAEPPPLPVHLVLPNGRTLVPKVRAFVDFAAPRLRAEFARLSAEAGAFRP; via the coding sequence ATGGACCGGATCGAAGCGATGAAGGTGTTCATCGCCGCGCTTGACGAAGGCAGCCTGGCCGGCGCGGGGCGGCGGCTCGGGCGGTCGCCGGCTGCGGTCAGCCGCGCGATCGCCTTTCTGGAGGCGCATGTCGGAGCCGAACTGCTTCACCGCACCACGCGCACGATGAAACTCAGCGAAGCGGGGGAGCGCTATGCCGCCGCCTGCCGGCGCGTGCTGGTCGACCTGGAAGAAGCCGATTTGTCCGCCGCGGATGAGCGCGCTGCGCCGCGTGGGACGCTCACCATCACTGCTCCGCCGATCAGCGGCGAGGAAATCCTGCGCCCGATCGTCGATGCCTATCTGGAGGCATTCCCGGCGGTCTCGGTGAATCTGGTCCTGCTCGACCGTCACGCCAATCTGGTCGAGGAAGGTGTCGATATCGCGCTGCGCGTTGGCGAACTTCCGGATTCGTCACTGGTTGCGATCCGCGTCGGCGGCGATGTGAAGCGCGTGATCGTCGCGTCGCCGCGCTATCTGGCGGCGCATCCGCGCATCGTCGAGCCGGGCGATCTGGCCCGACACCGCATCGTCACCACCACGCATTTCGGCCATGACAGCTGGGTCTTCCCGCCGGCGCCGGGCGCGTCGGTTGCGCGATCGGTCCACTTCAAGCCGCGGCTGGTCGTCAACAGCGTCAGGGCAGCGCTTGCCTCGGCGGTCGGCGGTCATGGCGTGACGCGGCTCTATACCTATCATGTGGCGGAGCGGGTGCTGGACGGATCGCTGCAGATCGTGCTGCGCGATGCCGAGCCACCGCCGCTGCCGGTCCATCTGGTGCTGCCGAATGGTCGCACCCTGGTGCCCAAGGTTCGCGCATTCGTCGATTTCGCCGCCCCCCGGTTGCGCGCTGAGTTCGCGCGGCTCTCCGCCGAAGCCGGCGCGTTCCGGCCCTAG
- a CDS encoding ATP-binding protein, with the protein MAKLYANLVKRVQRLPKPARTSDALQPTFEAISNAIHAIYTRWEERASAKGLVEVFVGMDRDKSKIWITVEDNGIGLDDENFEAFLTTDTDHKITFGGKGVGRLLWLDCFGRIEIRSRYTVGDLKKERQFRFRLNNEEQIVDLTEGDQPSNIQPGTRIKFSEIRDNGYLEKFPSRSAYIFQHIFSHFLPVFVGGKSPTIEVNCGDESRTYPRDMAEHISRQIEIKDLAFGELGLFRMTLLECHKSASASLGGNHFIHFIANDRTVVSQCIDGRLGIGYFGDAADRVFHACLFSSYLDKHVNQERTGFTFDDHLLDSIVNEVCIPHVEHFLAEPLEEQSVKQRKQIAGIVETYPSVGFGTVEELQKYIPTGEGKPDAIYSHLARQRFRRDYKQAESIRSTFKTLKGGEVNSEGFYAAVAQAVNDLEQAETKSLAEYVVRRKAVLEFLEVLLQKVRIAETDSSYQTESVLHNLICPMRIRTVGDELKIMPASSHELWVIDERLTFAEYFSSDRPFRELGSAFESEERADVLIFNTVHSLRQADEMARVLLVEFKRPGRKSYNNDENPQQQVERYVRLLQNGGELDVKGRPIKLNGSTVFNCFIIADIVGKMDEWTYSWERIAGTGGRRYIPRDGFSGSIELIGWDDLLKDATDRNKAFFDRAGISGRSFFSPD; encoded by the coding sequence GTGGCGAAACTTTACGCCAACTTGGTTAAGCGAGTGCAACGGCTTCCGAAGCCCGCTCGCACGTCTGATGCTCTCCAACCCACGTTTGAGGCGATCAGCAACGCAATTCACGCAATCTATACCAGATGGGAAGAGCGAGCATCGGCAAAAGGCTTGGTCGAAGTGTTTGTTGGTATGGATCGCGATAAAAGTAAGATATGGATTACTGTCGAAGATAATGGAATCGGCTTGGACGATGAAAATTTCGAAGCGTTCCTAACTACAGATACAGACCATAAAATTACCTTCGGAGGTAAAGGCGTTGGCAGATTGCTGTGGTTGGATTGCTTCGGTAGAATTGAAATACGATCTAGATACACGGTAGGCGACCTCAAAAAAGAGAGGCAATTCCGTTTCAGACTGAACAATGAAGAGCAAATTGTTGACCTTACAGAAGGCGATCAACCATCAAATATTCAACCTGGCACGAGGATAAAGTTCTCAGAGATTCGTGACAACGGATATCTAGAAAAATTCCCTAGCCGGTCAGCTTATATTTTCCAGCACATATTTTCGCACTTTCTACCCGTTTTTGTTGGCGGTAAATCTCCAACGATCGAGGTAAACTGCGGGGATGAATCCAGAACTTATCCTAGAGATATGGCGGAGCACATAAGTCGGCAAATCGAGATCAAAGACTTAGCGTTCGGAGAGCTCGGGCTCTTTAGAATGACACTTCTCGAATGCCATAAAAGTGCGAGCGCGAGCTTGGGCGGGAATCACTTTATCCATTTCATAGCCAACGATCGAACAGTTGTCTCACAATGTATTGATGGTCGATTGGGAATTGGATACTTCGGAGATGCAGCGGATCGCGTGTTTCACGCTTGCCTATTTAGTAGCTATTTAGATAAACACGTGAACCAAGAGCGCACTGGCTTCACATTCGACGACCATCTGTTGGATAGTATTGTAAACGAGGTATGCATTCCGCATGTGGAGCATTTTCTGGCGGAACCATTAGAAGAGCAAAGCGTCAAGCAACGAAAGCAAATTGCTGGGATTGTAGAAACTTACCCTTCTGTCGGCTTTGGCACTGTAGAAGAGCTTCAGAAATACATTCCCACAGGCGAGGGAAAGCCAGATGCAATTTATAGCCATTTAGCACGACAAAGATTCCGTCGAGATTACAAGCAAGCTGAATCAATCCGATCGACCTTTAAAACCCTTAAAGGTGGAGAAGTTAATAGTGAAGGATTCTACGCGGCAGTCGCTCAGGCGGTAAACGATCTTGAGCAAGCAGAGACTAAAAGTCTTGCTGAGTATGTCGTTAGACGTAAAGCGGTCCTGGAATTTTTAGAAGTGCTATTACAAAAGGTCAGAATAGCCGAAACCGATAGCTCTTATCAGACCGAATCTGTTCTACATAATCTAATATGCCCGATGCGCATCAGAACAGTAGGCGATGAGCTAAAGATCATGCCGGCATCATCGCATGAGCTTTGGGTAATTGACGAGCGACTGACTTTTGCCGAATACTTTAGCTCAGATCGCCCATTCCGGGAACTCGGATCCGCATTTGAAAGCGAGGAGAGAGCCGACGTCTTGATTTTCAACACCGTTCATTCGCTTCGACAAGCTGATGAAATGGCGCGTGTACTTCTAGTTGAGTTTAAACGACCTGGTAGAAAAAGCTATAATAATGATGAAAATCCTCAGCAACAGGTTGAACGATATGTTAGGTTATTGCAAAACGGCGGAGAGCTAGACGTAAAAGGAAGGCCAATAAAACTTAATGGGTCAACCGTATTTAACTGTTTTATCATCGCAGATATTGTCGGAAAAATGGATGAGTGGACTTACTCTTGGGAGAGAATTGCCGGAACTGGCGGACGTAGGTATATTCCAAGAGATGGTTTTTCGGGATCAATCGAGCTGATAGGATGGGATGATTTGCTGAAGGACGCCACCGATCGCAATAAAGCATTCTTTGACCGGGCTGGTATTAGCGGAAGAAGCTTCTTTTCACCCGACTGA
- a CDS encoding DUF4126 domain-containing protein produces the protein MSIVEILGVAASVSLLAGWRLYLCVFAVGLAMRTGWVPLPDHLMQLDILANPWVLGVAGLLALIEFAADKVMWIDSAWDAVHTLVRPVGGALLALAIVDPSKPEWQVIAVLLGGGASLLTHSAKAGTRAVVNASPEPVSNVVVSTGEDVATGGLLVLALANPIAAVVIALGIVGAAVAALVVLRRMLARLIGPKAKTG, from the coding sequence ATGAGCATCGTCGAGATCCTCGGCGTCGCGGCCAGCGTCAGCCTGCTTGCCGGGTGGCGGCTCTATCTCTGCGTGTTCGCGGTCGGGCTGGCGATGCGCACCGGCTGGGTACCCCTGCCCGATCACCTGATGCAGCTCGACATACTGGCCAATCCCTGGGTGCTGGGCGTGGCCGGCCTGCTCGCGCTGATCGAGTTCGCCGCCGACAAGGTGATGTGGATCGACAGCGCCTGGGACGCGGTCCACACTTTGGTGCGCCCGGTCGGCGGCGCGCTGCTCGCGCTGGCGATCGTCGACCCAAGCAAGCCCGAATGGCAAGTGATCGCCGTCCTGCTCGGCGGCGGCGCCTCATTGCTGACGCACAGCGCCAAGGCGGGCACCCGCGCGGTGGTCAATGCCAGCCCCGAGCCGGTGAGCAATGTGGTCGTGTCAACCGGCGAGGATGTCGCGACCGGCGGGCTGCTGGTCCTCGCACTAGCCAACCCGATCGCGGCGGTGGTGATCGCGCTGGGCATTGTCGGCGCTGCCGTGGCGGCGCTGGTGGTGCTGCGGCGAATGCTGGCGAGATTGATCGGACCGAAGGCGAAGACGGGTTAG
- a CDS encoding peptidoglycan-binding domain-containing protein produces MGRLRPLSAQERSLAGSVYGTSLPYDRVYISDWKIGSTAVTLAGVNLADGRFIYRICWPQGFLNIMNSLASRTTLIHELCHVWQGHHGVWPTFYMGQSILDQIEEGVRDIIKKREYRRWDEHRSGAYTLHGDDWGKKWSEFGVEQQASLVESWFLSEPDRRRLKWDFGPGVIGGGASPLDPRFPYIRDVIRVGKRQAPYRALVTSLTPGGDPAIKAIQERLVALGYLEPRYADGLIGRKRSATLDAVAEFQKRNSLKADRDLGGPNSETRRRLALPIGQLIAAP; encoded by the coding sequence ATGGGACGCCTTCGCCCCCTGTCCGCGCAGGAGCGCTCGCTTGCCGGCAGCGTCTACGGCACCAGCCTGCCCTATGATCGCGTCTATATCTCCGACTGGAAGATCGGCAGCACCGCGGTCACGCTGGCCGGGGTCAACCTTGCCGACGGGCGCTTTATCTATCGGATCTGCTGGCCGCAGGGCTTTCTCAACATCATGAACTCGCTGGCGTCGCGCACGACGCTGATCCACGAGCTCTGCCACGTCTGGCAGGGGCATCATGGCGTGTGGCCGACCTTCTATATGGGCCAGTCGATCCTCGACCAGATCGAGGAGGGCGTGCGCGACATCATCAAGAAGCGCGAATACCGCAGATGGGACGAGCATCGCTCCGGCGCCTATACGCTGCATGGCGACGACTGGGGCAAGAAGTGGAGCGAGTTCGGCGTCGAGCAACAGGCCTCGCTGGTCGAGAGCTGGTTCCTGAGCGAGCCCGACCGCCGGCGGCTGAAATGGGATTTCGGGCCCGGCGTGATCGGCGGCGGCGCGTCCCCACTCGACCCGCGCTTCCCCTATATCCGCGACGTGATCCGGGTCGGCAAGCGCCAGGCCCCCTATCGCGCGCTGGTCACCAGCCTGACTCCGGGCGGCGACCCGGCGATCAAGGCGATCCAGGAACGGCTGGTCGCGCTCGGCTATCTTGAGCCGCGCTATGCCGATGGCCTGATCGGGCGCAAGCGCAGCGCCACGCTGGACGCGGTCGCCGAGTTCCAGAAGCGCAACAGCCTGAAGGCCGATCGCGACCTGGGCGGCCCGAACAGCGAGACGCGCCGGCGCCTGGCGCTGCCGATCGGGCAGCTGATCGCCGCGCCATGA
- a CDS encoding SDR family NAD(P)-dependent oxidoreductase, whose translation MSNQQKVAIVTGASQGIGAAVVKAYRDRNYRVVATSRSIRQGSDPDIVAVAGDIGDPATAERVVAEALSRFGRIDTLVNSAGIFLAKPFTDYTIEDFSAAISTNVAGVFHISQRVAAEMLKQEAGHIVNITTSLTDQAIAGVPTLLANLTKGGINSATKALAIEYATRGIRVNAVSPGVIKTPMHAPETHEFLAGLHPVKRMGEIRDIVDAILYLESAAFVTGEILHVDGGQSAGH comes from the coding sequence ATGAGCAATCAACAAAAAGTCGCCATCGTCACAGGCGCATCGCAAGGCATCGGCGCCGCAGTGGTCAAGGCGTATCGCGACCGGAATTACCGCGTCGTCGCAACATCGCGTTCGATCCGGCAGGGCAGCGATCCCGACATCGTCGCGGTCGCTGGCGATATTGGCGACCCCGCGACGGCCGAGCGCGTCGTCGCCGAAGCCCTGTCGCGCTTCGGGCGCATCGACACGCTGGTCAACAGCGCCGGCATCTTCCTGGCCAAGCCGTTCACCGACTACACGATCGAGGATTTTTCCGCGGCGATATCGACCAACGTCGCCGGCGTGTTCCATATCTCGCAGCGCGTCGCCGCCGAGATGCTGAAGCAGGAAGCCGGTCATATCGTCAACATCACGACCAGCCTGACCGATCAGGCGATTGCCGGCGTTCCGACCCTGCTCGCCAATCTGACCAAGGGTGGGATCAATTCCGCGACCAAAGCGCTGGCCATCGAATATGCCACGCGCGGCATCCGGGTGAACGCCGTGTCGCCCGGCGTGATCAAGACCCCGATGCACGCGCCGGAAACCCATGAGTTCCTGGCCGGGCTCCACCCGGTCAAGCGCATGGGCGAGATCCGCGATATCGTCGACGCAATCCTCTATCTCGAATCCGCCGCCTTCGTGACCGGCGAGATTCTCCATGTCGATGGCGGCCAGAGCGCCGGCCACTAA
- a CDS encoding TMEM175 family protein, with amino-acid sequence MTTRAKGDRPSGPEHSLERLIFFSDAVFAIAITLLIIEVHVPDLPPGSPHHAYLEALWHLIPNFFGFIVSFFVIGAFWAAHHRMFGLAAHYSERLVGANLMVLCLIVFMPFATAFMSANTGTLVPSVLYAATLLLTGLFNRRLMFIVTSAPVVAADVSPEMIAYVRARSGTVIFGALCALLIAFIDPRFSQMGLLTIPIWQRLFLRRVDRQVARKARAAAA; translated from the coding sequence ATGACGACACGCGCAAAGGGCGATCGGCCGAGCGGCCCCGAGCATTCGCTCGAACGGTTGATCTTCTTCTCCGATGCGGTGTTCGCGATCGCCATCACCTTGCTGATCATCGAAGTGCACGTCCCCGACCTGCCGCCTGGATCGCCGCATCATGCCTATCTTGAAGCGCTGTGGCACCTGATACCGAACTTCTTCGGATTTATCGTCAGCTTCTTCGTGATCGGCGCGTTCTGGGCTGCGCATCATCGCATGTTCGGGCTCGCCGCGCATTATTCGGAGCGGCTGGTCGGCGCCAATCTGATGGTGCTGTGCCTGATAGTATTCATGCCGTTCGCGACCGCATTCATGAGCGCCAATACCGGCACTTTGGTGCCTTCGGTGCTGTATGCCGCAACATTGCTGCTGACCGGGCTCTTCAACCGGCGATTGATGTTCATCGTGACCTCGGCGCCCGTGGTCGCTGCCGATGTCTCGCCCGAGATGATCGCCTATGTCCGCGCGCGCAGCGGGACGGTGATCTTCGGCGCGCTGTGCGCGCTGTTGATCGCGTTCATCGATCCGCGTTTCAGCCAGATGGGGCTGCTCACCATCCCGATCTGGCAGCGGCTGTTCCTGCGACGGGTAGACCGGCAGGTCGCACGCAAGGCCAGAGCAGCGGCGGCATGA
- a CDS encoding glycine zipper 2TM domain-containing protein, producing MRALTLGLVAAATMVTGCVGTDDGGMDPRYRSYSQYDYDRPDPSYNGYDAGRYYREDNRRYRERRLSSNDRVYRGQDGRYYCRRNDGTTGLIVGGIAGGVLGSLIAPGGSGVLGALIGGAGGAVAGKAIDKDGARCR from the coding sequence ATGCGCGCACTCACGCTTGGCCTTGTCGCCGCGGCGACCATGGTCACCGGCTGTGTCGGGACCGACGATGGCGGGATGGACCCGCGATATCGCAGCTATAGCCAATATGACTATGATCGCCCCGATCCCTCCTATAACGGCTATGATGCCGGGCGTTATTATCGCGAGGACAATCGCCGCTATCGCGAACGTCGTCTGAGCAGCAATGATCGCGTCTATCGCGGCCAGGACGGGCGCTATTATTGCCGACGCAATGACGGCACCACCGGCCTGATCGTCGGCGGTATCGCTGGCGGCGTGCTCGGCAGCCTCATCGCCCCCGGCGGTTCGGGCGTGCTCGGTGCACTGATCGGCGGCGCTGGCGGTGCGGTTGCCGGCAAGGCGATCGACAAGGACGGCGCACGCTGCCGCTGA